The following coding sequences are from one Rhodothermales bacterium window:
- a CDS encoding MMPL family transporter produces MQRVADFILRHPRVVMAALVVISIAAGLYLVTGGVRFDYNLENFLPAEDPTIQEYKTFTEAYEPDDAFIVVGFEADDVFAYETLRDLRAMTAALEAIDGVEEVASVTSVENLRGTFDGIEVAPLVGEIVDHPDSLRAIEASVQGDSLATGYVVNREGTATALFIRIRPELNSYDTRGAIIDAAEAALAPFSERYTYRWSGYPYLRNAYVTMLQFEVVRSVGLASLVIVLVLIWMFRNVRGVVIPLVVVWLGLLWTIAAMMLLGNPIDVLTSTLAAIILVVAVADSLHLLAKYYDGLLTLDKRAAIRQMVVRLGAATLLTSVTTAIGFGTLATSQVVPMKRFGAFTALGVMLTLVISVALIATVLLWTKPPTEKQIKRLSLGGFTRSLQWVDAFTERHAKGIVVATLVICGIGLVGALQLRVNSYINDDLGPRTQVYQDIRFFEDHIVSPFRFETVLTASEPDAFKDPALLRTVAEVENYLLAEPAVKRVVSPADLLKQLNRAMRGDSAEAYRLPESADLAAQYFFLLELTDEATLRRFVDFDYGEVRISAMMNDVGSAEIKAFRERFDAFLATTLPPDVEATQTGTIVLAAGLSDYLVESLLLSIGLAFVFISLLMGFLFRDVKLVVISLVPNVVPLLLIAGLMGFVGIEIKPATAVIFSIAFGIAVDDSIHMLARLRQEMQAGVPFRAALTVTILGTGKAVLLTSLILFGGFIVLTTSVFQSTTYMGLLVSTTVVLAVFADLFLLPALLHLMKPKIAALPQVDAPDAAVATDRIAA; encoded by the coding sequence ATGCAGCGCGTCGCCGACTTCATTCTCCGCCATCCGCGCGTCGTCATGGCCGCGCTCGTCGTGATTTCGATCGCGGCCGGGCTCTACCTCGTCACCGGCGGCGTCCGCTTCGACTACAACCTCGAGAACTTCCTCCCGGCCGAGGACCCGACGATCCAGGAGTACAAGACGTTCACCGAGGCGTACGAGCCCGACGACGCCTTCATCGTCGTCGGCTTCGAGGCCGATGACGTGTTCGCGTACGAGACGCTCCGCGACCTCCGCGCGATGACCGCCGCGCTCGAAGCCATCGACGGCGTCGAGGAGGTCGCGTCGGTGACGTCGGTGGAGAACCTGCGCGGGACGTTCGACGGGATCGAGGTCGCCCCCCTCGTCGGCGAGATCGTCGACCACCCCGATTCGCTGCGGGCGATCGAGGCGAGCGTGCAGGGCGACTCGCTCGCGACGGGCTACGTCGTCAACCGTGAGGGCACGGCGACGGCGCTCTTCATCCGCATCCGGCCGGAGCTCAACAGCTACGACACGCGCGGCGCCATCATCGACGCGGCCGAGGCCGCGCTCGCGCCGTTCTCCGAGCGTTACACCTACCGCTGGTCGGGCTACCCGTACCTCCGCAACGCGTACGTGACGATGCTCCAGTTCGAGGTCGTCCGCTCGGTCGGGCTCGCCTCGCTCGTGATCGTGCTCGTGCTGATCTGGATGTTCCGAAACGTGCGCGGCGTCGTGATCCCCCTCGTCGTTGTGTGGCTCGGGCTGCTGTGGACGATCGCGGCGATGATGCTGCTCGGCAACCCCATCGACGTGCTCACGAGCACGCTCGCCGCCATCATCCTCGTCGTCGCCGTCGCCGACTCGCTGCACCTGCTGGCGAAGTACTACGACGGCCTCCTCACGCTCGACAAGCGCGCGGCGATCCGGCAGATGGTCGTCCGCCTCGGCGCGGCGACCCTGCTGACGAGCGTCACGACGGCCATCGGCTTCGGCACGCTCGCCACGTCGCAGGTCGTCCCGATGAAGCGGTTCGGCGCGTTCACCGCGCTCGGCGTGATGCTCACGCTCGTCATCTCCGTCGCCCTCATCGCGACGGTCCTGCTGTGGACGAAACCGCCGACCGAGAAGCAAATCAAGCGCCTCAGCCTCGGAGGCTTCACGCGCAGTCTCCAATGGGTCGACGCCTTCACCGAGCGCCACGCGAAGGGGATCGTCGTCGCCACCCTCGTCATCTGCGGGATCGGGCTCGTCGGCGCGCTGCAACTCCGTGTCAACTCGTACATCAACGACGACCTCGGCCCGCGCACGCAGGTCTACCAGGACATCCGGTTTTTCGAGGACCACATCGTCTCGCCGTTCCGGTTCGAGACCGTCCTCACCGCGAGCGAGCCCGACGCCTTCAAAGACCCGGCGCTACTGAGGACCGTTGCTGAGGTGGAGAATTACCTCCTCGCCGAGCCCGCCGTCAAGCGCGTCGTCTCCCCCGCCGACCTCCTCAAGCAGCTCAACCGGGCGATGCGCGGCGACTCCGCCGAGGCGTACCGCTTGCCCGAGTCGGCCGATCTCGCCGCGCAGTACTTCTTCCTGCTCGAACTCACCGATGAGGCCACGCTCCGCCGGTTCGTCGACTTCGACTACGGCGAGGTCCGCATCAGCGCGATGATGAACGACGTCGGCTCGGCCGAGATCAAGGCGTTCCGCGAGCGCTTCGACGCGTTCCTCGCCACGACGCTGCCGCCGGACGTCGAGGCCACGCAGACGGGGACGATCGTGCTCGCGGCGGGGCTGTCGGACTACCTCGTCGAGAGCCTGCTGCTGTCCATCGGCCTCGCGTTCGTGTTCATCTCCCTCCTGATGGGCTTCCTGTTCCGCGACGTCAAGCTCGTCGTGATCTCCCTCGTCCCCAACGTCGTCCCCCTCCTGCTCATCGCCGGGCTGATGGGGTTCGTCGGCATCGAGATCAAGCCCGCCACGGCCGTCATCTTCTCGATCGCCTTCGGCATCGCCGTGGACGACTCGATCCACATGCTGGCGCGGCTACGGCAGGAGATGCAGGCCGGCGTCCCGTTCCGCGCCGCGCTCACCGTCACCATTCTGGGCACGGGCAAGGCCGTGCTGCTGACCTCGCTCATCCTCTTCGGCGGCTTCATCGTGCTGACCACGAGCGTCTTCCAGAGCACGACGTACATGGGCCTCCTCGTCTCTACGACCGTCGTCCTCGCCGTCTTCGCCGACCTCTTCCTGCTGCCCGCGCTGCTGCACCTGATGAAGCCGAAGATCGCTGCGCTGCCTCAGGTGGATGCGCCCGATGCAGCGGTGGCGACGGACCGGATCGCGGCGTAG
- a CDS encoding SH3 domain-containing protein, producing the protein MRFFVFASLLLLTVPATAQVGTLLPVDEAATDPSFVLFRARLLEAAQARDTSFVLDALDPTAKLSFGGDEGIEGFRRLWLAESRYEDEDVWTVLTRTVALGSLYDPGEGDRLPSATVPYVFGTWPDSLDVFEHGAIVGEHVRVRAAPDTTAEVLTALTFALVPTPYEAGVPEGWRAVTLADGRTGFVAARYVRSPIGYRMGFVREDGRWRITFFIAGD; encoded by the coding sequence ATGCGCTTCTTCGTCTTCGCTTCCCTCCTGCTCCTCACCGTTCCCGCGACCGCGCAAGTCGGGACGCTGCTGCCCGTGGACGAGGCCGCCACCGACCCGTCGTTCGTGCTGTTCCGCGCGCGACTGCTCGAAGCGGCGCAGGCTCGCGACACGTCGTTCGTGCTGGATGCACTCGACCCGACTGCGAAACTCAGCTTCGGCGGCGACGAGGGCATCGAGGGATTCCGCAGGCTCTGGCTCGCCGAGTCTCGCTACGAAGACGAGGACGTGTGGACGGTGCTGACGCGGACGGTCGCGCTCGGCAGCCTGTACGATCCGGGCGAAGGGGACCGGCTTCCGTCCGCGACCGTGCCCTACGTGTTCGGCACGTGGCCGGACTCGCTCGACGTATTCGAGCACGGGGCCATCGTCGGAGAGCATGTCCGCGTGCGCGCCGCACCTGACACGACGGCCGAGGTGCTGACGGCGCTCACCTTCGCCCTCGTCCCGACGCCCTACGAAGCGGGTGTGCCCGAGGGATGGCGCGCCGTCACGCTTGCCGACGGCCGCACGGGATTCGTCGCCGCGCGCTATGTCCGCAGCCCCATCGGTTACCGGATGGGGTTCGTCCGCGAGGACGGGCGCTGGCGGATCACGTTCTTCATCGCCGGGGACTGA
- a CDS encoding DUF1302 family protein — protein sequence MRPLLTLLFAFLVAAPARAQFDDRLSLGGSYQFYAGLRLAESPDFLTVRNRAEVLLGFDYDRGRIVLRPRLDYDALGERLDGDLREAYIDVFFSRVDLRLGRQLIVWGKTDGTFVTDLLAPLDLTEFLAQPFDDLRLGVTAANATLYAGDWRVTGVAIPRRPMTRLPERGSPWYPLPPDVFGVPISITEPAAQDSTLRGAETALRVTYAGIDRTDVALLWINGFNRLPAFRKQLRVATNPLRADIDIVPTYERRQVFGLTFETLALDPVVLRGEAAFHTTYLFDQPIEVPTSLGGLTDPDFVDAVQRGFLIEKPFGQIALGAERAFGAQLFRVQGIGSLVFDYDERVAQDRFEASLTAFWNGSFRRQTVTAQALLFYNLGADYWLNPSLTYAVRDALNATVGLQLFGGPGGDPADLAGLLREPAFSFATYDANDFVYLRVAYSF from the coding sequence GTGCGCCCCCTCCTCACCCTCCTCTTCGCGTTCCTCGTAGCCGCGCCCGCGCGCGCCCAGTTCGACGACCGGTTGAGCCTCGGCGGCTCGTACCAGTTCTACGCCGGGCTACGCCTCGCCGAGTCGCCCGACTTCCTCACCGTCCGCAACCGCGCCGAGGTGCTGCTCGGGTTCGACTACGACCGCGGGCGGATCGTCCTCCGACCCCGGCTGGACTACGACGCCCTCGGCGAGCGGCTCGACGGCGACCTCCGCGAGGCATACATCGACGTCTTTTTTTCCCGCGTCGACCTCCGGCTCGGCCGCCAGCTTATCGTGTGGGGCAAGACCGACGGCACGTTCGTCACCGACCTCCTCGCCCCGCTCGACCTCACGGAGTTCCTCGCCCAGCCGTTCGACGACCTCCGCCTCGGCGTGACGGCGGCGAACGCGACGCTCTACGCCGGCGACTGGCGCGTCACCGGCGTCGCCATCCCCCGCCGACCGATGACGCGGCTACCGGAGCGAGGCTCGCCGTGGTATCCCCTCCCGCCCGACGTGTTCGGCGTGCCAATCTCGATCACCGAGCCGGCGGCGCAGGACTCGACGCTGCGCGGGGCGGAGACAGCGCTCCGCGTGACGTATGCCGGCATCGACCGAACCGACGTGGCGCTACTCTGGATCAACGGCTTCAACCGGCTACCCGCGTTCCGCAAACAGCTGCGCGTCGCGACGAACCCGCTGCGCGCCGACATCGACATCGTTCCGACCTACGAGCGGCGGCAGGTCTTCGGGCTGACGTTCGAGACGCTCGCGCTCGACCCCGTCGTGCTGCGCGGCGAGGCGGCGTTTCACACGACGTACCTCTTCGACCAGCCCATCGAGGTCCCGACCTCGCTCGGCGGGCTGACCGATCCTGACTTCGTCGATGCCGTACAGCGCGGCTTCCTCATCGAGAAGCCGTTCGGGCAGATCGCCCTCGGGGCGGAGCGGGCGTTCGGCGCGCAGCTTTTCCGCGTGCAGGGCATCGGGAGCCTCGTGTTCGACTACGACGAGCGCGTGGCGCAGGATCGGTTCGAGGCCTCGCTCACCGCGTTCTGGAATGGGAGCTTCCGGCGCCAGACCGTCACCGCGCAGGCGCTCCTGTTCTACAACCTCGGCGCCGACTACTGGCTCAACCCGTCGCTGACGTACGCCGTCCGCGACGCGCTCAACGCGACGGTCGGCCTCCAACTCTTCGGCGGCCCCGGCGGCGACCCGGCCGACCTCGCCGGCCTCCTCCGCGAGCCCGCCTTCTCGTTCGCCACGTACGACGCCAACGACTTCGTCTACCTCCGCGTCGCCTACAGCTTCTGA
- a CDS encoding outer membrane lipoprotein-sorting protein: MKTLLALLLALSPLAVSAQTSASDVFDEVERRQNLITSEAASIRMEIVDERGRTRTRSMDLRTKVGSDDRAKSILMFTGPADIRGTGLLTVEADGGDEQKLYLPALGRVQRIAGSKRGERFAGSDFTYEDLGTRDPDQYTVNMVETTPDAFVFEARPKDSDSKYSRIVLTVDRQRYVVERAEHFDRSNELAKVLTATDFAEAVPGAWRANRMVMEDVQADRRTVLTFSDRETGAALRDDLFTERQLQRGLR; encoded by the coding sequence ATGAAGACGCTCCTCGCCCTCCTCCTCGCCCTCTCTCCACTCGCCGTCTCCGCCCAGACCTCGGCGTCCGATGTGTTCGACGAGGTCGAGCGCCGGCAGAACCTCATCACCTCCGAGGCGGCCTCGATCCGCATGGAGATCGTAGATGAACGAGGCCGCACCCGCACGCGGTCGATGGACCTCCGCACGAAGGTCGGCAGCGACGACCGGGCGAAGTCGATCCTCATGTTCACCGGCCCCGCCGACATCCGGGGAACGGGCCTGCTCACCGTGGAGGCGGACGGCGGCGACGAGCAAAAGCTCTACCTCCCCGCGCTCGGCCGCGTCCAGCGCATCGCCGGCTCGAAGCGTGGCGAGCGCTTCGCCGGCAGCGACTTCACGTACGAAGACCTCGGCACCCGCGACCCCGACCAGTACACCGTGAACATGGTCGAGACGACGCCGGATGCGTTCGTGTTCGAGGCCCGGCCGAAGGACAGCGACTCGAAGTACAGCCGGATCGTGCTTACCGTGGACCGCCAGCGCTATGTCGTCGAGCGGGCCGAGCACTTCGACCGCAGCAACGAACTCGCGAAGGTGCTGACGGCGACGGACTTCGCCGAGGCCGTGCCCGGCGCGTGGCGCGCCAACCGCATGGTGATGGAGGACGTACAGGCCGACCGCCGCACCGTCCTCACCTTCTCCGACCGCGAGACCGGTGCCGCGCTCCGCGACGACCTCTTCACCGAGCGTCAGCTCCAGCGCGGGTTGCGCTAA